The Pedobacter frigiditerrae genomic sequence GTAGATTACCTAAAACATTAGATTACCTTGCCAATCAAATTGTTAACCCAAATCTTAATTGGGAAGTAATCGTTATTGACAATTCATCATCTGATAGCTCAGCTATAATTGCTACTCAAGAATGGGATAATCATAACAATAAGAAAATTGGTTTCAAATGTATGATCGAGCCCACGCCAGGTAAGATAAATGCGATGGCAACAGGAGTATTACAGAGCAAATACTGTTTCTTTATCAATTGTGATGACGATAATTGGCTTTCCCCCAACTATGTTCAAAATGCTTATGACCTACTCAAAAGCGATGAAAGTATTGGTGCCGTAGGTGGCCTTTCTATTGCCACAACTGATGGCCAAGAGTTACCTACGTGGTTTGAGACTTATCAATGTGGCTATGCCGTTGGTCCTCAAGGAGAACAAAAAGGCGATATCAGCAAAAGAGGCTATCTATTTGGAGCCGGAATGGCAACAAAAACTGAACTATTTAATTTGGCATATGCTAAATTACCAACCATGCTAGTAGGCAGACAAGAAAACAAATTAACGGCAGGAGATGATAGCGAATACTGTCAACGTTTAATATTGATGGGCTATAAACTAGTTTATGATCCTGATATGTATTTATATCACTATATGCCTTTAAATAGATTAACTGAGAGTTATAGACTGCTACTTTATGAAGGATTGGCAGAAAGTAATTTTATTTTAGATAAATATCGTTTAATTACTCAATTGAAATTGAAAGTCGAAAAGCACTCTCTTGAATGGCTTAGACTTGTTATCATTACACCCTTTAGGATTCTATTTACGACATCACTAAAGAAGAAGACGAAACGTATAAATACATTAAGATATTTGCTAAAGTTAGATTATCCCAATGATCCAATCTTACAATCAATTGTGAAATTTGAAAAAAATTTTGTTAGCTCATAGATCTATAATCGCAACTATCAAATTATGCCTAAAGTTTCCATAATAGTTCCTAATTTTAATCATGCGCCCTATTTAAAGCAGCGTATTGATAGCGTATTAAATCAAACATATCAAGATTTTGAACTTATTATCATGGATGACTTTTCCACAGATAACAGTCGTGATATTATTAACCATTATGCAAGTTGCTCTAAGGTTAGCAATATCATTTATAACGAAAAAAATAGTGGCAATACATTTAAACAATGGAAAAAGGGTGTTTCATTAGCAGTTGGCGATTATATTTGGATTGCAGAAAGTGACGATTGGTGCGAACCAACACTTTTGCAGACGTTAGTTGACGGAATAGAAAAAGACCCCAATTGTGCAATTAGCTATTGTCAATCTTATTGTGTTACTAAAGATGATAATATCAGGTTCCAATCTAGCCACAACAAATTATCTGAAATTGTTGAAGGAAAAACCTACATCCAACAATACCTTTCTGTACCTATTGCTATTTTTAATGCAAGTATGGCCTTATGGAAAAGAGATCTATTTCACTTAATACCTGACGAGTTAACTTCATTTAAATTTTGTGGCGATTGGTATTTTTGGATTAACCTTTGTAAACATGGAAATGTCCATATTAGTGGCAAACTCTTAAACTATTTCAGAAAACATGAAAACGATGTGAGTGGAAAAGCTTATCAGAGTGGCTTAAACTTCATCGAGGAATTGAAAATTATTTCTTGGCTTTATCAAGATAGCTTAATCACAGAAAACATCTATTATAAAGCATTTAAGAAAAAATATATTGAATATTGGCGTGTAAAAACCACAATCCCTAAAGATAATCGCATACTGATCAAAGCCCTTTTTCGTCAATCTTTGTCCACTAAAACTAGTCTGATCAAATTAACACCAATAGCTATATTTAAGACATTGAAATAAAGTGCAAGTCACCATCATCAAGGCTTACGCATTCTTTTAAAATATGTCTTAACAAGAAGCTTTAAGAAAAAAGCTAAAGGAATATCCTTCTTATAATAATATAGGATTGATTTTATTTCAGCAAAGCTAAAATCCTCATTTCGGCTTATTTCCTTCAGCACCCTTTTTAATGCCACAACTTCTTTAGCTTTATTGGTAATGTCATCAAACTCACTCTTTCCCAAAGGCAATAGATTACCCCACTTTTGATGTACTTTTAAAAGTTCTTTAAGCCAAGTAGTGTTAAAATTTCCTTCAGAGGTATGAAAAAGCAAAATATCATAAGTAACCATCAACTTGTGATGACGACCAACATTTAAAGAAAAATCAATGTCATATCCATGAAAACCTCTTAACAGTTGCTGATCAAAACCATATTTTTGTGCGATTTTCTTTGTTGTGCACAGCCACACTCCGTCTAGGCAAACTACCTCACTTATCGATTCGTTCAGTGGATTATAGTACTCGTAAACCTCGTTGTTGCTTGTATATTTTGAACCTTGCTTTAGGTTTAAACGCCAAGAATCCCTTCCATATTCTTGGGGTGGGCACCAGCCTGAAGGTGCGTAAGATTTATATGTACAACCAGCAACTCCAAGTATCCCTAGCTCATACTTACCAAAAACTTCAATTACTTTTTTGCCCCAGCCTATTGTTTCAATTGAAATATCCTCATGCATAAAACATAATAAATCATACTTCGCCTGTGCAATCCCAAGATTATAAACCTCACAGAGGCCCTGGATACCATATGAATTATCAAAGCTGATAATCTCGTAATCTACCCCAATAGTTTGACGTATGTTTTCAGAAACGTCAACTAGTAGCTCATTTTTTCCAGAAGCGATGATGATAGATATCATTGTTTGATAGTTAATGCAAAACTAATCTTTCTTAAATAATATAATCAAAGTAGCAATAATTATATTTGTTTTTATATGGATAAAAATTATGATTACCTCATTGTAGGCTCTGGACTATTTGGAGCAACCTTTGCGCATCAAATGACCAAAGCAGGGAAAAAGTGTTTGGTGATTGATAAAAGAGGCCATCAAGGAGGAAATATTTATTGTAGGGAGATTGAAAAAATCAATGTACACTGGTACGGCCCACATATTTTCCATACCAACGATAAAGAAATATGGGATTTTGTAAATTCATTTGTAGAGTTCAACAGATTCACCTACACACCGGTTGCAAATTATAAAGGCGAACTTTATAGTTTACCTTTTAACATGAATACTTTTTATCAGCTTTGGAAAACAAAAACCCCAGCTGAAGCAAAGTCTATAATTGATGAACAAGTTGCTAAAAACTTCATTAAACAACCTAAAAATCTCGAAGAACAAGCACTCAACTTTGTGGGTAAAGACATCTATGTTAAGTTAATCAAAGGTTACACCGAAAAACAATGGGGAAGAAAAGCGATAGAATTACCAGCATTTATCATCAAACGCTTGCCTCTGAGATTTACTTACGATAATAATTACTTTAGTGATAAATATCAGGGCATTCCTATCGGTGGCTATAATAAGTTGGTTGAAGGATTACTTGAAGGGGTTGAAGTGCAATTAGGTACAGATTTTTTCAAGAATAAGGATGAGCTCATAAAACTCGCTACTAAAATTGTATATACAGGTAAGCTAGATGAATATTTTAGCTACTCACTAGGACACCTGCAGTATCGTAGTTTAGAATTTAACCACCAAGTATTAGACACGGAAAACTATCAAGGATCTGCAGCTGTTAACTATACGGATTTTGAAACGCCATATACTCGCATCGTTGAACATAAACATTTCGAATTTGGCAAACAGCCTAAAACAGTAATTACAAAAGAATATCCATTAGAATGGACAACAGAAAAAGAGCCTTATTACCCAATTAATGACTTTGAAAACGAAACCTTAGCTAATCAATATAAAAAATTAAAAGAGTTGGAACCCAATGTGATTTTCGGCGGTAGACTAGCTGAATATAAATATTACGATATGCATCAAGTGATCGCTTCATCACTACATGCAGCAAAAGCTGAATTAAATGTACGATAAAGACTTAACCATTTTTAGTGTGTTTCACAAAGAGTATCCTGCTCCAAACTGCTCTTTTATAAAACCCATACAAGTAGGCAAAACACAGAATCAACTTAACTTACATTTTTTAAGTGACGATACAGGAGACAACATTTCAGATAAAAATATACGTTTTTCCGAAGCTACGGCCTTGTATTGGATCTGGAAAAATCTCCAACATATTCCAAGTAAATATATTGGTTTAGCTCACTATAGAAGATACCTCACCATACCTGAAACAAGAACAAAACAAAAATTATGGACTTCCAAGACAATAGAAGATAAATCTGATGTATATATTAGGTCATTATCTACTGAAGAAATAAACAACATTTCATCACCTGCTATTAAAAATTACATACTAGCTAAACTAGGACAATCTGATATCTTGTTATCTAAAGCTAGTCACATAGGCAACTTAGGGGGGCATCTTTTAAATATCAAAGATCAGTTTATTTATAATCATCTTATTGAAGACTGGCTGATTTTTGAACGAACTTTACAAAACTTAGTGCCCGATGATTTCGAATTTGCAAAAACTCTATTTACATCAAAAAATTTGATGCATTGCTATAATATGTTTGTAGCAGATAAATCTTTTATCAGCGACTATTGTACGTGGTTGTTTCCAATATTATTTGAGCTGGAAAAAAATATTAAACTTAGTCCATACCCTTATCAAAATAGATCTGTCGCTTTTTTAAGCGAACGCTTGCTCAATCTTTATGTTTATAAAACCTCAATGAGGATTAGCGAAATGCCTATCGTTTATTTCACCTAGAACCGATTGACCATTTGAATTTTGTTCGGGCAATCAATTTTACAAGAAGAAGAGTTATGACATAAGTAATGGCAAACCTCATAATTGAGTAGCCAACTACGCCAAATGCCGACATTGTATTAACGTCTAATTGCAATGGGCGTAAAACTTCAATCAATAAATGATCAATGATAATCAAATGGAGCAAATAGATTCCAAAGGTAGTATGTCTGGGATTTAGTATTCTTTGTACATTTTTCATATCTTTTATTTTTAACAATAGAGCAAATATGCCAAAAGAATAAATAATGTTGGTGATCCTTAATGTATTAAAAGGATCTTTCAGATTTAAATCCATCAAATGCACAGATTCTAACGTCGCTAAGGCAAACAGCACTATGTTAACAACGATGATTGTTCCAAATGATATGTTACCCAAAATAGCTTTAACACGATCAAAGTGTTTGTTCAGAATAATACCTAGCCAGAGGTAAAATACAAACCCAAATAACGCTGTTGTATGTTCTAATGGCAACCATCCATAATACAGATTTACACTATAAAACAAGGAGCATAATGCCAGAATGAATCCAAATTCCCATTTGTAAATGTATTTTTTAAACAATAGTAAAATGGCAATACAGATTAAGAAATTGAGAATAAACCAGTAGTTGCTATGAAAAATTACTAAAAAAAACATTCCCACAGTTGAATCGTACCAATTGATATGGCTTATATGGGGTGCAGTTGTTTTAAGCGTGATGAAAACTTGGTGACCTATTAGTAATGTCAAGTATATAAAGATCCAAAACAACCATGGCCCAACAGTATTCTTAAAACGGTTTTTAAGATATTGTATCGGTGTGTATTCTGTGAATTTATGGTTTATTAAGAACCCACTTATGAGAAAGAAAGTGATAGTAGCGAACTTAAAAACCGTCATATATCCAGCTTGGATCAACTTATCATTATAGCTCTCATATTTTAATAACCAAAAAGCAGAGCTATGTTCAAGAACAATACCTAACATGGCTATGCCGCGAATAGAATCTATAAAATCAAAATTTTTCTTTGGCGTTTCTTGAGGGATGATGGTTTGAGTCATTAATTAATTGACAGGATTTTACTAAATAGGTTTAAAATAAAAAAGGGAACGATACAAATATCGCTCCCTTATATTTTAAGAATTAGAAATGTTACAATTTACGCTTCACTTCTACTTGTTCGTATGCCTCTACGATGTCACCAACCTCAATATTATTAAAGTTTTGGATGTTTAAACCACACTCGTAACCTTTAGCAACTTCTTTCACATCGTCTTTGAAACGTTTTAACGAAGCTAACTCTCCAGTATATACTACAACACCATCTCTTACAATACGGATTTTACTGTTTCTGGTAATTTTACCATCTAACACCATACATCCTGCAATGGTACCAACTTTAGTAATTTTAAAGGTTTCTCTAATTTCTACGTTAGCCACAATTTTCTCTTCAAATTCTGGAGCCAACATACCTTCCATCGCAGCCTTAATCTCATTAATCGCATCGTAGATAATAGAATATAAACGAATATCGATTTGCTCAGCCTCTGCTAATTTACGAGCGCCTGGCGAAGGGCGTACCTGGAAACCGATAATGATTGCATCTGAAGCAGATGCTAACAACACATCAGATTCTGAGATTTGACCTACAGCTTTACCAATAATATTGATTTGGATTTCTTCGGTAGATAGTTTCAATAATGAATCGGCAAGTGCCTCAATTGAACCATCCACATCACCTTTAACAATTAAGTTTAACTCTTTAAAGTTACCAATTGCCAAACGACGACCAATCTCATCCAGTGTAATATGTTTCTGCGTACGCAAACCTTGCTCACGCATTAATTGTAAACGTTTATTTGCAATCTCTCTCGCTTCAACTTCACTCTCCATTGCGTTGAATTTATCACCTGCAGTTGGAGCTCCTTGCATACCTAATACTTGTACTGGTACAGATGGACCTGCTTCATTTACCTTAGCACCACGTTCGTTAAATAAAGCTTTTACTTTACCACTATAACTTCCTGCTAAGATTGGATCTCCAACTCTTAATGTACCAGCTTGCACCAATACCGTAGTTACAATACCACGACCTTTATCTAGCGTTGCTTCGATAACTGTACCTGTTGCACGTTTGTTAGGGTTAGCCTGTAATTCTAATAATTCAGCTTCTAATAATACTTTATCTAAAAGTAAATCAACATTTAATCCGCTTTTGCTTGAAATTTCTTGAGATTGGAATTTACCGCCCCAGTCCTCAACCAAGATATTCATTGCAGATAATTGTTCTTTTACCCTATCTGAGTTAGCGCCTGGCTTATCAATTTTTGTAAACGCAAATACCAAAGGAACACCAGCCGCTTGAGCGTGGTTAATTGCTTCTTTAGTTTGAGGCATCACAGCATCATCCGCAGCAATAACGATAATTGCAATATCGGCTACCTTAGCACCACGAGCACGCATCGCTGTAAATGCTTCGTGACCTGGTGTATCTAAGAAAGTAACTTGTTTGCCAGAGTTTGTGGTTACTTTATAAGCTCCAATGTGTTGTGTAATACCACCAGCCTCACCAGCTACTACATTCGCTTTACGAATATAATCTAGCAATGATGTTTTACCATGATCTACGTGACCCATGATGGTTACCACAGGAACTCTAGTTTCTAAATCTTCTGGTGCGTCTTCTTCTTCAATTACACTATCAGCTTCTTCATCAGCTTTTACAAACTGAATTTCATAGCCAAATTCATCAGCAACAATTGTTAAAGTTTCAGCATCTAAACGCTGATTAATAGAAACGAACATACCCAAACTCATACAAGTACCAATAATTTTGGTAACTGGTACATCCATCATATTAGCTAATTCATTTGCCGTAACAAACTCCGTAACCTTTAATACTTTAGATTGTAATTGTTCTTCTGCTGCTGCTTCCTCTGCAGTTAATGCAACATCATCACGTTTCTGACGACGTAATTTTGCTCTTTGCGCAAACTTACCAGATTTACCTGCTCCACTTAAACGAGCAAGTGTTGCTTTAATCTGATCTTGTATTTCTTTTTCTGTTGGCTCTTCTTTAGGACCGCCTGTTGCAGGAGCACCAGGTCTAGCATTTCTAAAGTTAGGGCGGCCGCCAGCTGTATTGTTTGTATTATTTCTAAAATCTGGTCTATTAGCTGGAACACCAGTACCTGCCGGACGAGGAGCTTGTTGTCCTTGTTGCTGAGGTTGGCTTTGTCCGCCTTGATTACCACCTTGTCCTTGTTGAGGAGCATTTGGTCCACCAGGAGTTTTCTTGCGTTTACGCTTACGTTTCGCAGCTTCACTATCACCAGAAGACGCTACAGGTTGGTTTCTTCGATCAGGCGTTGTTGGCAATACAATTTTACCAATAATGTTTGGTCCTGATAATTTAACCGAACGAGCTTTAATTACCTCATCTTCTGCTGGAGTTTCTTTAACCTCTACAACCGGAGCAGGAATAACTGGTTCAGCAGCTTTTGGTTTTTCTTCAATCTTTACTTCTTGAACTGGTACTTTTACTTCTTGAACAGGTGCTTTTGCCTCTTCAATTGGCGCAGGTTTCTCGGCAACAGGCTCAGCAACTTTTGGTACTTCAGGAGCAGGTGTTTCTTTTTTAGCCTCTACTATAGGAGCTGGCTCTTCCTTTTTATCAGGACGAGTTTTACTGTTTAAGTTGTTAAGGTCTATTTTACCAACAATTTTCACACCCGGCAAAGAACCTTCTTCTTCCTTAGCAACAACTGGTTCAGGAGCCTTTGCTGGCTCAACTGGTTTTGCCTCAACAGGTTTTTCTTCCTTAGGTTTCTCAACCGGAGGAGTATATGAATGAAGGTTTTTAATTAAAATGCCCTCGTTTTCAAAATCTTGTTTTTTACTAGGCACCTCAGGAGCTCTCTCAGCTGCTTCGGGTTCGTCACGACGTATTTTACCTATAACTATCTGATTGGCTTCTTCTTTTACGATTTTATCCCCCTGAAACTCTTTCATCAATGTATCATACATTTCTTTAGAAAGTTTTGTAGTGGGCTTATTTTCCACAGCAAAGCCCTTCTTACCAAGAAATTCTACTGCTGTAGCGATTCCTATGTTAAGCTCTTTGGCTGCTTTAAATAAAATTACGGCTTTGTCGTCTGACATCTATTATCCTATTTTTTTACTAATTATATACAAAAGTAACGTTTATTCCTTGTTTATTCAAGCATACAACGTTTATTCAAATTCCGACTGAAGAATACCAATTACTTCTTTAATTGTTTCCTCTTCTAAATCGGTTCTTTTTACTAATTCATCAACAGATAAAGCTAATACACTTTTCGCTGTATCACAACCAATAGCTTTCAATTCATCAATGATCCAGCTATCAATTTCATCCGAGAATTCTTCGATATCTACATCTTCATCTTCTTCGCCAGCTTCACGATAAACATCAATTTCATACCCAGTTAATTTGCCAGCCAATTTAATGTTATGTCCGCCACGACCAATAGCTAGTGAAACCTGATCTGGTTTTAAGTAAACTGAAGCGTGTTTTGTAACATCATCTAATTTAATAGATGTGATTTTTGCAGGGCTTAAAGCACGTTGAATATATAATGAAATATTATTTGTGAAATTAATTACATCAATGTTTTCATTTTTCAATTCTCTCACAATACCGTGGATACGAGAACCCTTCATACCAACACATGCTCCTACAGGGTCAATTCTATCATCGTAAGATTCTACAGCAACTTTAGCACGCTCTCCTGGCTCACGAACAATTTTCTTAATGGTAATTAAACCATCAAAAATTTCTGGAACTTCAATTTCGAATAAACGCTGTAAAAACTCAGGTGCAATTCTAGAGATGATGATTTTTGGAGTTGCATTAACCATATCAACTTTAGAGATTACAGCACGAACTGCATCTCCTTTTTTGAAATAATCAGCTGGGATTTGTTCAGTTTTAGGCATCATTAACTCGTTGCCTTCATCATCCAATACCAAAGTTTCTTTTTTCCAAACTTGATAAACCTCACCTGTTACAATCTCACCAACTCTATCCTTATATTTTTTGAAGATTTCGTCTTTCTCTAATTCTAAAACTTTAGAAACCAAAGTCTGGCGAGCTGCTAAAATCGCTCTGCGGCCAAAACTTTCTAAAGTGATTTGTTCTATGTAGTCGTCTCCAACTTCCATATCTGCATCTAATAACTTCACTTCTGCAAGTTCAATTTCTAAATCATCATCTTCAGAAAACCCATCTTCCATTACTTTTCTAGTTCTCCAGATTTCCAAATCCCCATTATCTGGATTCACGATTACGTCACAGTTTTCGTCTGTGCCATATTTTTTACGCAACATACTGCGAAATACCTCTTCCAGTACACTAATTACTGTAGGGCGGTCGATATTCTTGAAGTCTTTAAACTCCTGAAATGAATCGATTAAGTTAATATTGCTCATTTTTCTATTTAAATGAAATTAAAACCTTTGTTTCTACTATATTATTAAATTCGATCTGGGCTTCTACCAGCTGAACTTTTTTACCTTTTTCTTTTACTTTTTCTTCAATTGTAACTGCACTATCGTTAACCACAAGCAATTTACCCTCTTTCACCTTTCCATCAGTTAATTTAACGCTTAAATCTCTGCCAATGTTTTTATGATATTGACGATTTAATAACAACGGCTCACCAACGCCTGGAGAAGAGACTTCTAAATTATAAGCTTTTTCAATTGTGTTTTCTTCTTCCAAGTGAAAGCCTACATGCCTACTAATTGCCGCACAGTCTTGAATGCTAATCCCTTCATCACCATCAACATGAATAATCAACTTGTTATTTGGCAACATTTTTATTGACACCAAAAACAACTCAGGCCTGTCCGCAATCTTCTCTTCTACAAGTTCCTTAACTCTTTTTTCTACCTGCATATCCTAATTTGTTGTAAAAGAAAAGAGGGGACACCGTCCCCTCTTCTTCCTCTATTACCGTGCAAATGTACGAATTATTTTTTCAAAATAAAAGCCCTACCTGTTTCTAATTTAGATAATTAAAAAACATTATGGTTGTTTTTGCTTCTTCTTGATATAAATTTATTATGCTGATACCTATAAAATATTGTAACTCCAATTAATGGCAAAACAATTATGGTACACCCTAATATTATTTTTTCTGCTTTTGAGAGAATTTTACTTTTAAGCAAATCATAAACACCTTTGAAAATTAAAGAGATAAGAATTGATATGATAATATAATATACCATATTGTTATCTTGTTAAGATCTGCTGTTGTGCTTTCACTTTAAACCCAACTTTAGATTTTATAATGTCCTTACCACTTGCGAACCGTGCATTCAGTATCGTTTCTACTAGATATTCTTTCTTCTTCTCAAAGGGTAAATTTGGGGTAAAAATTAAACTATCTCCCGCCACGCTTAATCTTCCTGGCCATTCTATCTCCATACTTGTCGAATCGTCTTCAGCTGGAGTCTGAAGAACAGAAACTAGTTTTTGGTAGCCGCTATCTATATTGATATTAGTTTTAATTTGATATAATCCTGCTTCATTAATATCTGAAATAATAATTTTACTGCTATCAGCAGAAAAACGAATGGATAATGGCTTGCTATTTGTAGCATTACAAGCAACTAACGCAACACCAATAACAAAGCTTAAAAACTTTATATATTTAAACATTTAACTAAATTAACATTATGAAGCTAATACTCGAAATTTTATTGATGGGCTTGGCAATGATGCTTGGCTCTTACCTTGTACCCGGTGTAAGTGTAGATGGCTATGGAAGTGCAATTATTGCTGCAGTTTTAATTGCAATTGCGAATGCTACTATCGGATTAATTTTAAGGGTTTTCACTTTCCCACTTAACGTATTAACCTTGGGCCTAATCTCATTTATTATTACTGTACTGATGATTTTATTAGTAGATAATTGGATGACTGGATTTAATACATCAGGGTTTCTAGCTGCCGCAATTTTAGCAATCGCAGTTTCTGTAATTAAAATGATATTGGATTCTATTTTTGGTGTGGATAAAAAGTAACAACAAAAACAAACCACAAAGAAGCAAAGAGCGCAAAGTTAATTTTATATGCTTTGCGTACTTCTTTTCTTTGTGGTTAAAATAATTCTCTTTAAGCTTGGGTTTATTTACTTAAAATACTCCTACTAATTACCATTTTTTGTATTTCAGATGTACCCTCGTATATCTGCGTAATCTTCGCATCCCTCATCATTCGTTCTACATGGTATTCTTTCACAAAACCATAACCGCCGTGTATTTGAACTGCTTCAACCGTAACGTCCATAGCTACTTTACTTGCAAATAACTTAGCCATAGAACCTGCTAAAGTGTAAGACTCACCTTGGTCTTTTAACCAAGCGGCTTTATAAACCAGCATTCTAGCCGCCTCTATTTGAGTGGCCATATCCGCTAATTTAAATGCGATTGCTTGATGGTCTGATATTGGTTTTCCGAAAGATTTACGTTGTTTTGAATAAGCCAAGGCTAATTCGTAAGCACCTGCGGCAATTCCTAGCGCTTGTGCAGCTATGCCAATTCT encodes the following:
- a CDS encoding glycosyltransferase codes for the protein MSTTSYTNQNSTLKDGISVIVCTYNGAGRLPKTLDYLANQIVNPNLNWEVIVIDNSSSDSSAIIATQEWDNHNNKKIGFKCMIEPTPGKINAMATGVLQSKYCFFINCDDDNWLSPNYVQNAYDLLKSDESIGAVGGLSIATTDGQELPTWFETYQCGYAVGPQGEQKGDISKRGYLFGAGMATKTELFNLAYAKLPTMLVGRQENKLTAGDDSEYCQRLILMGYKLVYDPDMYLYHYMPLNRLTESYRLLLYEGLAESNFILDKYRLITQLKLKVEKHSLEWLRLVIITPFRILFTTSLKKKTKRINTLRYLLKLDYPNDPILQSIVKFEKNFVSS
- a CDS encoding glycosyltransferase family 2 protein encodes the protein MPKVSIIVPNFNHAPYLKQRIDSVLNQTYQDFELIIMDDFSTDNSRDIINHYASCSKVSNIIYNEKNSGNTFKQWKKGVSLAVGDYIWIAESDDWCEPTLLQTLVDGIEKDPNCAISYCQSYCVTKDDNIRFQSSHNKLSEIVEGKTYIQQYLSVPIAIFNASMALWKRDLFHLIPDELTSFKFCGDWYFWINLCKHGNVHISGKLLNYFRKHENDVSGKAYQSGLNFIEELKIISWLYQDSLITENIYYKAFKKKYIEYWRVKTTIPKDNRILIKALFRQSLSTKTSLIKLTPIAIFKTLK
- a CDS encoding glycosyltransferase produces the protein MISIIIASGKNELLVDVSENIRQTIGVDYEIISFDNSYGIQGLCEVYNLGIAQAKYDLLCFMHEDISIETIGWGKKVIEVFGKYELGILGVAGCTYKSYAPSGWCPPQEYGRDSWRLNLKQGSKYTSNNEVYEYYNPLNESISEVVCLDGVWLCTTKKIAQKYGFDQQLLRGFHGYDIDFSLNVGRHHKLMVTYDILLFHTSEGNFNTTWLKELLKVHQKWGNLLPLGKSEFDDITNKAKEVVALKRVLKEISRNEDFSFAEIKSILYYYKKDIPLAFFLKLLVKTYFKRMRKP
- the glf gene encoding UDP-galactopyranose mutase, with amino-acid sequence MDKNYDYLIVGSGLFGATFAHQMTKAGKKCLVIDKRGHQGGNIYCREIEKINVHWYGPHIFHTNDKEIWDFVNSFVEFNRFTYTPVANYKGELYSLPFNMNTFYQLWKTKTPAEAKSIIDEQVAKNFIKQPKNLEEQALNFVGKDIYVKLIKGYTEKQWGRKAIELPAFIIKRLPLRFTYDNNYFSDKYQGIPIGGYNKLVEGLLEGVEVQLGTDFFKNKDELIKLATKIVYTGKLDEYFSYSLGHLQYRSLEFNHQVLDTENYQGSAAVNYTDFETPYTRIVEHKHFEFGKQPKTVITKEYPLEWTTEKEPYYPINDFENETLANQYKKLKELEPNVIFGGRLAEYKYYDMHQVIASSLHAAKAELNVR
- a CDS encoding DUF4422 domain-containing protein: MYDKDLTIFSVFHKEYPAPNCSFIKPIQVGKTQNQLNLHFLSDDTGDNISDKNIRFSEATALYWIWKNLQHIPSKYIGLAHYRRYLTIPETRTKQKLWTSKTIEDKSDVYIRSLSTEEINNISSPAIKNYILAKLGQSDILLSKASHIGNLGGHLLNIKDQFIYNHLIEDWLIFERTLQNLVPDDFEFAKTLFTSKNLMHCYNMFVADKSFISDYCTWLFPILFELEKNIKLSPYPYQNRSVAFLSERLLNLYVYKTSMRISEMPIVYFT
- a CDS encoding acyltransferase → MTQTIIPQETPKKNFDFIDSIRGIAMLGIVLEHSSAFWLLKYESYNDKLIQAGYMTVFKFATITFFLISGFLINHKFTEYTPIQYLKNRFKNTVGPWLFWIFIYLTLLIGHQVFITLKTTAPHISHINWYDSTVGMFFLVIFHSNYWFILNFLICIAILLLFKKYIYKWEFGFILALCSLFYSVNLYYGWLPLEHTTALFGFVFYLWLGIILNKHFDRVKAILGNISFGTIIVVNIVLFALATLESVHLMDLNLKDPFNTLRITNIIYSFGIFALLLKIKDMKNVQRILNPRHTTFGIYLLHLIIIDHLLIEVLRPLQLDVNTMSAFGVVGYSIMRFAITYVITLLLVKLIARTKFKWSIGSR
- the infB gene encoding translation initiation factor IF-2; its protein translation is MSDDKAVILFKAAKELNIGIATAVEFLGKKGFAVENKPTTKLSKEMYDTLMKEFQGDKIVKEEANQIVIGKIRRDEPEAAERAPEVPSKKQDFENEGILIKNLHSYTPPVEKPKEEKPVEAKPVEPAKAPEPVVAKEEEGSLPGVKIVGKIDLNNLNSKTRPDKKEEPAPIVEAKKETPAPEVPKVAEPVAEKPAPIEEAKAPVQEVKVPVQEVKIEEKPKAAEPVIPAPVVEVKETPAEDEVIKARSVKLSGPNIIGKIVLPTTPDRRNQPVASSGDSEAAKRKRKRKKTPGGPNAPQQGQGGNQGGQSQPQQQGQQAPRPAGTGVPANRPDFRNNTNNTAGGRPNFRNARPGAPATGGPKEEPTEKEIQDQIKATLARLSGAGKSGKFAQRAKLRRQKRDDVALTAEEAAAEEQLQSKVLKVTEFVTANELANMMDVPVTKIIGTCMSLGMFVSINQRLDAETLTIVADEFGYEIQFVKADEEADSVIEEEDAPEDLETRVPVVTIMGHVDHGKTSLLDYIRKANVVAGEAGGITQHIGAYKVTTNSGKQVTFLDTPGHEAFTAMRARGAKVADIAIIVIAADDAVMPQTKEAINHAQAAGVPLVFAFTKIDKPGANSDRVKEQLSAMNILVEDWGGKFQSQEISSKSGLNVDLLLDKVLLEAELLELQANPNKRATGTVIEATLDKGRGIVTTVLVQAGTLRVGDPILAGSYSGKVKALFNERGAKVNEAGPSVPVQVLGMQGAPTAGDKFNAMESEVEAREIANKRLQLMREQGLRTQKHITLDEIGRRLAIGNFKELNLIVKGDVDGSIEALADSLLKLSTEEIQINIIGKAVGQISESDVLLASASDAIIIGFQVRPSPGARKLAEAEQIDIRLYSIIYDAINEIKAAMEGMLAPEFEEKIVANVEIRETFKITKVGTIAGCMVLDGKITRNSKIRIVRDGVVVYTGELASLKRFKDDVKEVAKGYECGLNIQNFNNIEVGDIVEAYEQVEVKRKL